The genomic window CTGAAGGTCTCGCCGGAGCCTTACGCCATCAAGCACTATAAGGATGGCGACTTCCACAAGGACTACGACCGGCAGCTGAGTGTCAGCTCTATGATCACTTTTATGCGTGATCCCTCCGGCGATCTGCCGTGGGAGGAGGATCCAGCCGGAAAGGATGTCCTGCACTTCAGCGACGCTGCTTCCTTTACAAAACACCTACGTAAGGACATCCGGCCCATGCTTGTCATGTTCTATGTTCCCTGGTGCGGCTTCTGCAAGAAAATGAAGCCGGACTACGGAAAAGCAGCAACGGAGCTGAAGAATAAGGGCGGGTATATTCTGGCGGCAATGAATGTGGAGCGACAAGAAAACGCTCCTATACgtaaaatgttcaacataACAGGTAAgtttaaaacaataaacatcTTGTTATAAACATcataaagtttaaaattaaacgataCCTCTGTAGGTTTTCCCACTCTGATTTACTTTGAAAATGGCAAGCTGCGCTTTACTTACGAGGGAGAGAACAATAAGGATGCTTTGGTATCTTTCATGCTCAACCCAAATGCTAAGCCGACGCCAAAGCCCAAGGAACCCGAATGGTCGGCGGATACCAATTCGGAGATTGTTCACCTCACCTCGCAGGGTTTTGAGCCGGCTTTGAAGGACGAGAAGTCCGCCTTGGTCATGTTCTATGCACCCTGGTGCGGACACTGTAAGCGCATGAAGCCTGAATACGAAAAGGCCGCTCTGGAAATGAAGCAGAAAAAGATTCCTGGCCTTTTGGCGGCATTGGATGCAACGAAGGAGCCGTCAATCGCAGAGAAATACAAAGTCAAGGGCTATCCAACTGTTAAGTTTTTCTCAAATGGCGTCTTTAAGTTTGAAGTAAATGTCCGGGAAGCATCGAAAATTGTTGAATTCATGCGAGATCCCAAGGAGcctccaccgcctccgccaCCCGAGAAGAGttgggaggaggaggaggacagCAAGGAAGTTCTATTTCTGGATGACGACAACTTTAGTTCGACGCTAAAGAGAAAAAAGCATGCGCTGGTTATGTTCTATGCTCCCTGTAAGTTTAGCAGTTTGAttgttgaaaatatataaaatttaaacgtTTTTAGGGTGTGGACACTGTAAGCACACAAAACCGGAATTCACAGCGGCTGCCACCGCCTTACAGGATGATCCTCGGATAGCGTTTGTCGCCATCGACTGCACAAAGCTTGCCGCTCTCTGCGCAAAGTACAATGTTCGAGGATATCCCACCATTCTGTACTTCTCTTACCTCAAAACCAAGCTGGATTACAACGGCGGACGCACCAGCAAGGACTTTATCGCCTATATGAACAACCCGCCGAGCTCAGCGGACCGCACAGAGCTGTGATACGCTGTTGCCAAGTGTAACGATGCTTCTTCCTCACCACTTTGCAATCTCACTACTTGTATTACCATAAACTGTATTCGTTCCGTTCAGTTAACAACCAACTTCAATGTCGTCTAGACTATCGAATATTTTATAGAATGTATGCGCATTTTGTAACTATATAGCATACTAATAAACTACGTTAAAGCTGATagtataatttcattttcaatacGCTAATGCCTCTactgaaataataaaatacaattgaaGTTATAAATAAGTATTGGAAATAACATTTCAGATTAGCGTAGTTCCCTTAattaattcgatttgatttctATACAATCCAAGATAAGAACAGCTGAAGTTCGGGTGACAAATTTCAAAAGTAATTCAAGATAATGCCTTGCCAATTATTTGATAAGCATAAGCTATGGACAACGAAGAACATGTTTATTTGTTATGAACCAAACATAATCGAGTTTTTATATCCGTTGTATATAATGTTATGCATGAATGAAAATTGAAGCCGTAATTATCAATAGTTATGCAAGACATTGCTTTTTAGTAGACTTCAGTCTCTGGGTGtctatttccatttcttttattgtacaattaatttcaataatttctATTTGCGTTTAAAACAAGTTCTAAACTTAAAATAGTTTGGTTTAGCTATATAGCtaaaatagatatatatttattttaaagtttatcaTCAAAGTGGCACTCATATTAAGAGCAAAACTTCCAGCTATTGCACACTTGCTCTGTTGTTCAATGGTTTCGATTTCTCTTGCCTGAATAGATTTTAAAGTCGAAGGAAGGGATGAACATAAGATGGAACTGGGCTTGGGAGGCGGGAGCAGCCAGGTATATAATGATAAGTGACTTAGCGACCTGCTTCGGGTTTACTATTGACCTTGCGCCGGCTCAAACTGCCCAGCCAACTGCCGCGTTGCTCATTAGCCGTATATTCGTCATTGATAAGCGCGAATCCGTGAAACATGTCCTTCATCTTTATGGCCCGTGAGCAAGCATAATTCTTGGTGGCCACGTACATCTTGGTGAGAAACTCGGGCATTTGTTTCTGAGTAACCCAGGACTTAATATTCTGCGGTATGGGTATGCCCGGATCGTCAAAGTACGTGAGGACAAAATGGAGGCCTGGCTCATGGAAACCGCGAAATGGCTTGATGACCATCAGACTCCAATAGTCAGTGACGCGAACTTTTCCGGACAGCGCCGGATAGGTGTTGTGCTTGGCTCCACGGTTGCAAATGAATATCAGCTTTTTGTTGTCGTCCTTAATGTAGCGACGACAATAGACATAGTCACGGTTGGCAAACAGTCGTGGCCACTGCATTTCCCAGTATATCAGATGCGAACTGCTGCCCGGGACGGGATCTTCGCTGATGAGTTCAAGTCTTAGGGCCGTGTCGTCCCACTGGCGGCGGTAGTCCAAATCCGTTTGAACGTGGAGGAAATCGTCGGCTGTTATGTCGTCGAATCGAGCATAAACCTGCAATTCAATAGGGGGCATTAAATTCAGTTTTAAAAAGCATTAAGGTGAACACCTATTACTTTGTATGAGTATAAGGAGGACCGTTCCTGCCGCCGCCAAATGCTAAACTCGTTTTTGCTGAAGTACGGTTCCCATTTGTGGTCGTCCTGGGCCTGAATGCGTACTGTTCCGGCCGGTGCATTGCGCACGTCCAGATCCAACGGTCGCAGACAATTGCTAATGCTGGtgtccgcatccgcatccgcctCCGCCTCTTTGCTGGTGGACGGCTTGGATTGACCCTTTTTGCAGCGCTGGTTGCCCAGCTGACAGTAGCAGTAGTTCATCTTCTTAGCCTGACAGCGGTCGCATAATTGATTGTTGGGCAGGGTGTTTATGAACTCAATATCCCGGCGGCACAGATCAAAGTTGGACAAGGCCAAGCGCTCCTTGTTCCAATCGAAGCCATCGCTACCCAGACGCTTGATATTAAGCCCGACGAGACCCACTGCACTCATCACCATTCCCCGTAGCGGGGGCTGCAGCTCCCGGCGGTAGTAGGCGCGCCATAGCTGCTTCAGACCCTGGGTTCCATACACCGACTGATAGAAACTGAACAACTGCTGAACACGGCGCGAGCGCTGGGCGAAGATCGACTCGCATTGGTAGCTCCAGGCGCGTAGCGTTTCCCGGGACTGGTTCTTGATGGCCAGAACAAATCGATTGAACAGCATGCCGGCTAATTCAATTTGCCCGTCGGCCGCCCGCTTGCATAACAACCTACTCAAAAGTACGGCGACTTTGTTAATGCTCCTCCGCTATTACTGTGCGCCCGCACACTTGGCACATTTGTCGCCACAAAACTTGGGGAATTTAGTACTTCTAGCCAGGACACACTCGATCGGTTTGACGGAAGCCTTACTGCACGAGAGCTGGGTTATGTTCTGGCCAGGCTTATCATGTTTGTCCGATTAGAAAAAAACGTGCAGCTTGCAATTTgtctgctgcttctgttgttattccgctgttgttgttcctgttgttgCGCCGTTACAGGCAGCAGTGTTGGAAAATTGCGAACCGCCTGCTGAGAGGTGACAGCTGCGATCAGTGATCACACTTTTCTGCAGCactgaaatcaaataaaatattttaaattcaaccAAATGTTTACTGtatactatttttttttgtaaaactGGTGAATTGTGccataatttatattaaaattttttagaaTTCAGTGTCTAAAAACTGACACTGCTAATAAATTTACTTGACATGCTTTCTAGTTACCCAGTTCACCATTGTTTGTTTAAGTCGTTGAAATTTCCGACGAACACTTTCCGAGTATTGGAAGTTTCTTATAGACGGATCTCAAACTTATCTGTGTGCgataatttttgttaaatgtGTTAAccattttgaactttttatttgttatccACTTTTTTACTTGCCCATCCCACTGTAAATGGCTTCTTGCATTATCCAACACTACACTTGGAAAACTCGTGGTTGCGGCcgcattgtttttgttgcgcAGATTTTGATTCGATTTGATGTGTGAAACTGCCTTTGAGCCTGGAAGCAGCCTAAGAGTACCCAGGCAGGATGTCCATGCGGCGCCAGCGCATCAAGGCTCCGGCCAACCTGTCGCTTATCAAACGCAAGCCACGCAGGGAGGAGCTCCCAACGTCGAAaaaggaggatgaggaggaggaggaggtggtggcagCAGCGGTTGAGTCCCCGCCCGTTGCATCGACCACTGCTGCGGAAATGGAACAAGAGGCTGATGCAATCGCCTTCAAGATGCCCGCAAGCTCGGCTGGCCAACTTGAAGAGGTATTCCACTCGGACATCGAGGACAATGTCATTCAGATGGACTTGCAGAAGACCACCAACGGCTTCCCTATGTCACCTAGCAAAGCTCAAGCCCGCCAGCGTGTGCGACCCACTCCGGTATTTGGCCAGCGTCGTAACAGTTTTGTAGGCTCACCGATGGCCAGTGATTATGAGGGCGACTATCAGTcgccagccacgcccacgcgGCGTGAGCGCTACCTTAGCGGTTCTTCGTCGGGAACTCctctgcagcagcaggtgcacTCTCCCATGCCTCCATCCCCCTATAAATATCTTCCGCCCGCCAGTCCGGGCATGGGACGCATTCGCACCGAATCAACCTGTTCCACCTATTCTGAGGGAGGCAGCAAGCACAGAAAGGGCGATGATAAGTCTCAAAATCAAGGTGGACAGCGGTTAAATGCCCGGCGAGACTTTGAAACGCGTTTCAATAAGGGTGTGCCCGACAAGTCCACGTTCAAGATGATGGACATGATCTTCTACAATCCGGAGAACAACCCCATGGTGCCCAAACAGTCGGTGACGACCATCAAGGATGAATCTGGTAGCGATGATTCCAAGCCCTCAATGGGTCAGCTACTGGAGCCGAAGGGAGAGTCCACATCCGCTATGTTAGTGCCTCAGCTAAAGCTTGATGCCAATGGCGAGATGATCATTGATGAAAAAACATTGGAAATTGAAACCACGGCTGAGGTGGAGGCCCGCAAGGTGCTGGCTAACTCATCTTTAATCCTTATGGACGAGACTACTGGTGCGTCTCAGAGTTGATATATAAAAGTTGAATATTTAACAGAATGATTTTCACTTCGCAGGTGATAATGGATTCTACAAACGCCACAAGCGCACGCCGTACTGGACGTCCGATGAAACCGTACGTTTCTATCGTAGCCTACAGATCATCGGGACAGACTTCTCGCTGATGTGTCAAATGTTTCCAACGCGTTCGCGTCGAGATCTAAAACTGAAGTACAAAAAGGAGGAGCGAACCAATGGGCAGCTGATTAACAAGGCGCTACTCTATCCTAAGGCCTTTAACATTCAGGAGCTCAAGGATCAACTGGAAGAGGAGGATCGCGAACGGGAAGAGAATGATCGCCAGTGGAGGGAAATCGCACGAGCTCTTCCGGGAAACCCTAAGAAggtatataatttataataccCTGTGAACTCCATTACATTTGTAATACCCTTTTAGCGTTCGAGAATACAGCAGCAAAGCAAGGCATCACGGGCCCTGAACGATGGCGACGTTGTTTACGAAAACGAGCATGTAACGAGTACAAAGCTCGGTAAACAAGCGTGGGCCAAAAGGCGAAAAGAGTTGGAGACCGATGAGAACGACGGGAGTGCGCCTGCAAAAAAGAAGCCCAAGGCTAAGCGACGGTCTCCCAAGTTTTCAGTTCCAGCGACAACAGAGAGTCAGTCGGATCTGGCGGGCATTAAGCAGGAAAAAACGATCAAAACCGAACAAACGGGTAGTCATTTGCCAACGGGGGGAGAACTGCAGGCTGAGCTCAATGGACTTCTAATGGATGATCCGGTGGAATATGAAGTAGATGTAAACAAGCCACGTGATAAAACTATGATCAATATGGATGATGGTACCCTAAGCTATGTAAGCGACGTCGAGCTCGCAACTGACACGCCTAATCGAAAGGCagaaacatatttaataaacTTCATGGAAGACCAAAATCATGGTCATGAAGTTATTACGCCGGATGACCCCATTCCGCCGTCCACTACCGAACCGGATATCGAACAAATTCTCGCCGAGCTCGCGGAAGGATCTTTGGCCCTAGTCTCGTCCTTGGATCCAGAGCACGAGGACCGGGTGCTCAACGAAATCTACATGCTGGACAAGAAGACGGGCGAGTTGTGTGAAACGCCGCTAAAGATACCAGAGCATATTGTTCAATGCATAATGAATGTTATGCAGCTAGAGgactaaaaacattttatatttatattctaaGAGTATTTGTTAACagttataatttattaaagcaTTTCGCTAGatgtatttacaaaattattttcttgtttcttgcAAATTGAAAGGTAAATGCAAATATGGGAAATTCAGTTTAACTATTcctgaaaataataatatataataataaaataaatatataaggtaaccaaatcatttaaatattaacattttttgggTATATGTATCTACTCAACACAGTATCGTTGCGGTTTCTTACATAAACAAACTTTTGTGTAAAAATCAAAGAAAGCAAGATACAATTGGGattcaaacaattcaaaaaattatacaaaagttttaataactTTTGAATTTACATTCGGTTCAGAGTTGTCgctctttaaatttatttttcgcttCTCAGCACTGTCTCTCAGCCACGGGGCTTTAGAACACTGAACTTTTgacagctgttgttgttgtggcctCGGCTGTGGTAGcaatttattacaatttaaCCAAGTTAGCCATAAACGATGGCCCAAGTTCCCTCGGCAATCGTCTCGCACAAGCGCCAGGTG from Drosophila yakuba strain Tai18E2 chromosome 2L, Prin_Dyak_Tai18E2_2.1, whole genome shotgun sequence includes these protein-coding regions:
- the LOC6527498 gene encoding stAR-related lipid transfer protein 7, mitochondrial encodes the protein MLFNRFVLAIKNQSRETLRAWSYQCESIFAQRSRRVQQLFSFYQSVYGTQGLKQLWRAYYRRELQPPLRGMVMSAVGLVGLNIKRLGSDGFDWNKERLALSNFDLCRRDIEFINTLPNNQLCDRCQAKKMNYCYCQLGNQRCKKGQSKPSTSKEAEADADADTSISNCLRPLDLDVRNAPAGTVRIQAQDDHKWEPYFSKNEFSIWRRQERSSLYSYKVYARFDDITADDFLHVQTDLDYRRQWDDTALRLELISEDPVPGSSSHLIYWEMQWPRLFANRDYVYCRRYIKDDNKKLIFICNRGAKHNTYPALSGKVRVTDYWSLMVIKPFRGFHEPGLHFVLTYFDDPGIPIPQNIKSWVTQKQMPEFLTKMYVATKNYACSRAIKMKDMFHGFALINDEYTANEQRGSWLGSLSRRKVNSKPEAGR
- the LOC6527499 gene encoding protein disulfide-isomerase A5, encoding MWITGQFVFLLLVALVAAKTKTSAVQDDIAEYKDFKKLLRTKNNVLALYVTSAKAAAAELKVFREAAEAVRGTGTMLLLDCGQQDRKKLCKKLKVSPEPYAIKHYKDGDFHKDYDRQLSVSSMITFMRDPSGDLPWEEDPAGKDVLHFSDAASFTKHLRKDIRPMLVMFYVPWCGFCKKMKPDYGKAATELKNKGGYILAAMNVERQENAPIRKMFNITGFPTLIYFENGKLRFTYEGENNKDALVSFMLNPNAKPTPKPKEPEWSADTNSEIVHLTSQGFEPALKDEKSALVMFYAPWCGHCKRMKPEYEKAALEMKQKKIPGLLAALDATKEPSIAEKYKVKGYPTVKFFSNGVFKFEVNVREASKIVEFMRDPKEPPPPPPPEKSWEEEEDSKEVLFLDDDNFSSTLKRKKHALVMFYAPWCGHCKHTKPEFTAAATALQDDPRIAFVAIDCTKLAALCAKYNVRGYPTILYFSYLKTKLDYNGGRTSKDFIAYMNNPPSSADRTEL
- the LOC6527497 gene encoding transcription factor TFIIIB component B'' homolog is translated as MSMRRQRIKAPANLSLIKRKPRREELPTSKKEDEEEEEVVAAAVESPPVASTTAAEMEQEADAIAFKMPASSAGQLEEVFHSDIEDNVIQMDLQKTTNGFPMSPSKAQARQRVRPTPVFGQRRNSFVGSPMASDYEGDYQSPATPTRRERYLSGSSSGTPLQQQVHSPMPPSPYKYLPPASPGMGRIRTESTCSTYSEGGSKHRKGDDKSQNQGGQRLNARRDFETRFNKGVPDKSTFKMMDMIFYNPENNPMVPKQSVTTIKDESGSDDSKPSMGQLLEPKGESTSAMLVPQLKLDANGEMIIDEKTLEIETTAEVEARKVLANSSLILMDETTGDNGFYKRHKRTPYWTSDETVRFYRSLQIIGTDFSLMCQMFPTRSRRDLKLKYKKEERTNGQLINKALLYPKAFNIQELKDQLEEEDREREENDRQWREIARALPGNPKKRSRIQQQSKASRALNDGDVVYENEHVTSTKLGKQAWAKRRKELETDENDGSAPAKKKPKAKRRSPKFSVPATTESQSDLAGIKQEKTIKTEQTGSHLPTGGELQAELNGLLMDDPVEYEVDVNKPRDKTMINMDDGTLSYVSDVELATDTPNRKAETYLINFMEDQNHGHEVITPDDPIPPSTTEPDIEQILAELAEGSLALVSSLDPEHEDRVLNEIYMLDKKTGELCETPLKIPEHIVQCIMNVMQLED